ACTATTGATTTTACTGATCGATTAAATAAATcactaaaaaattttaaaaaataaaaatattaaaaaaatagctAAATTGATTTCTAATATGGTTCAATTGGTCCGTATTGGTTTGTGGGTCAACTAGTTCGTGCCTCTCTTTAAATCGGTATCCTAGCCAATTCGATCAAGTTCAAACAACTATAACTCTAATTAAGTTTCTATACACTtcgtatattttaatttatttttaagaatttaatttctctacTTTTTGAATTTAAAGATCCactttcaaattatatataacaacatttaaaaattcactttcaaattatatataacaatgtaatattttaattgaaaagttaacaatattaactatttgaattaattaataatattatgaagaataaattgtgttaaaaattaaagaataagaattaaattttaaatcaaaattaaaaattaatcatttttataaaatgaaaaaagaataaaaagagcgTGGGTGTCGTCGAGGAGGAGGAAGGTACTGTGTACCTTCCTTTAATATATAGCTATATAAATTATATGGATATAGACCGTCTAGTAACGACCATTCTTGGTGATTTGGCAAAACATACTGATTTTCTTTTTTGACTTTTCTGCTTAAAGATTTTTCTTTTTCCAACATGATAGCAGTTTATCAAGCTTAAGGCCATTGTTGCAGCTGATTTACTCTTTCCTAtcatcaaaaaattttaaaaataataataatttactcttTCCTGGAAAGCCATTGCCTGTCTTAGAAAGCATGAATCCGAATGCTCGTTGCTACTTTATAATGACCACCCTTTTTATTCTACTGATCATAGCGGTTATTGTAGACTTTGATTTACTTTTTTGGATAGTTCTATGCGTTTTACTTCTTGTTTTAGGGGTTTTCTTTTTTCGAAGATATAGATATGGAGCCCAAAAAGTTGAGGAAGATCATCTAGACAACATGTCGGGAATGCCAACTAGATTCTCTTATGAAGAGTTGAAGAATGTCACCAAGAACTTTAGCAACAAGCTTGGTGAAGGTGGATTTGGGTTTGTTTTTCATGGAGCACTGTCTTCGGGATCTGAAGTTGCGGTGAAGCATCTTTTTGGCATTGGTCCAGTTAACAAGTCCTTCATTGCTGAAGTTCAGACTATTGGAAGTATCCACCATTTCAATCTGGTAAGCTTGGTTGGATTTTGTGCTGAAAAATTCAATAGGCTTTTAGTTTACGAGTACATGGCTAATGGATCATTAGACCGATGGATCTTTAATAAAAACCAGGATCTTGCACTTGATTGGCAAGTTAGAAAGAAGATCATCTTAGATATAGCCAAAGGACTTGCTTATCTTCATGAAGACTGCAATAGAAAGATAATTCA
The Gossypium arboreum isolate Shixiya-1 chromosome 10, ASM2569848v2, whole genome shotgun sequence genome window above contains:
- the LOC108488929 gene encoding G-type lectin S-receptor-like serine/threonine-protein kinase SD2-5, with protein sequence MNPNARCYFIMTTLFILLIIAVIVDFDLLFWIVLCVLLLVLGVFFFRRYRYGAQKVEEDHLDNMSGMPTRFSYEELKNVTKNFSNKLGEGGFGFVFHGALSSGSEVAVKHLFGIGPVNKSFIAEVQTIGSIHHFNLVSLVGFCAEKFNRLLVYEYMANGSLDRWIFNKNQDLALDWQVRKKIILDIAKGLAYLHEDCNRKIIHLDIKPQNILLDENFNAKVSDFGLSKLIEKDQSQVVTTMRGTPGYMAPEWLSSIITEKVDVYSFGIVVLEILCGRRIIDESQQDERHLLELLRRKQEEGQLLDLVDKCNDDMQSNVAEVVEMIKVAAWCLQTEYANRPSMSTLVKHFEGSVDAVINVNEDFQNELTSQAPAESFASSITPSVLSGPR